Proteins found in one Streptococcus iniae genomic segment:
- a CDS encoding transglycosylase SLT domain-containing protein, producing the protein MFTNELFKKRYISFGVLAFAVSLLALVFAFSSKNVNTETYAKKSDSKIVKKVVSSKEQSSASLDSSKVETKLTHANDPKPQVPEETVVNEAAVVTEEHVVAAQPVQQQVAVQHYASPAYPSNGNTAGAIGSEAAAQMAAVTGVPQSTWEAIIARESNGNPNVANASGSSGLFQTMPGWGSTATVQDQVNAAVKAYNAQGLSAWGY; encoded by the coding sequence ATGTTTACAAATGAATTGTTTAAGAAACGCTATATTAGTTTTGGGGTTCTAGCCTTTGCCGTTTCTTTATTGGCTCTTGTTTTTGCTTTTTCAAGTAAAAACGTAAATACAGAGACATACGCTAAGAAATCTGATTCGAAAATCGTAAAAAAAGTTGTGAGTTCAAAAGAACAAAGTTCAGCATCTTTAGACTCATCAAAGGTTGAGACGAAGTTAACACATGCAAATGATCCAAAGCCACAAGTTCCTGAAGAAACGGTTGTAAATGAAGCAGCTGTTGTAACTGAAGAACATGTGGTAGCTGCTCAACCAGTACAACAACAAGTAGCTGTTCAACATTATGCATCACCTGCATACCCATCAAATGGGAACACTGCTGGTGCAATTGGTAGTGAAGCAGCAGCTCAAATGGCTGCAGTAACAGGTGTCCCACAGTCGACTTGGGAAGCAATCATTGCTCGTGAATCCAATGGTAATCCAAATGTTGCGAATGCTTCAGGATCATCTGGATTATTCCAAACCATGCCAGGTTGGGGTTCAACAGCAACTGTTCAAGATCAAGTAAATGCAGCTGTTAAAGCATACAATGCCCAAGGTTTATCTGCTTGGGGTTACTAA